Sequence from the Aerococcus tenax genome:
TGGCGTAATTTTTGTAAAGCAATTTTATTCTCAAAACTTATAGAAACGCCTTCCCCAAATAACGTACCATCTAGATCTATATATACTATGCCTCTATACATAAAATGTTCCTTCCTAAATGAACTAAAATAATTCACTAAATAACTTTTTACACATTTCAATTAATCTCAAGTTTATAGCGACCAGTATTTTTAGCTTTTACAATTAATAGATTAATACTAGAAGATACGATTTGTTTATCTAAAGTTGACTTTTATTTATATAATATAACCTTAAATAATATTAGTTTTTTATTTTTTTTTACATCTCTATTATTTATCGATTATAAATAAATCGTCACTATAAGTAACATTAGACTTTTGGGTAGCCTTTACACTAGACAATTCATTCATATTAGTAATTATAATAGGAGTTATGATCTCATAACCTTCACCTTTTATTTTTTCATAGTCAACTTTAATCAAGTCATCGCCTACTTGGATCTCATCATTTTGATCAACAAGTACTTCAAAGCCCTTTCCTTCCAATTCAACTGTATCCATTCCAATATGAATCAACACTTCAATTCCCTCATTTGAAGTAAGACCTATTGCGTGACCAGTTGGGAAAATACTGGATACTTTACCTGATACTGGAGCTTTTAATCTTTGTAATTCCACAACTGGGTCTATAGCTAATCCTTGTCCCATCATTCCAGATGAAAAAACTTCATCCGGTACATCTTTTAATGGTAGAATTTCACCTTGTAACGGTGACATAACCGCAATATCCTGTCCACTCATTTTGCTTTTAAAAATATCAAAAAAGCTCATTGCTTATCCTTCTTTCTATTTAAAATTAACTTATCCTTATAACTAATAAGCTTAAAATTAATGAAATAATAATAAAGAATATCCCTAATGATATTTCTTTAAAATTAATTTCAGTTATAT
This genomic interval carries:
- a CDS encoding PTS sugar transporter subunit IIA, with amino-acid sequence MSFFDIFKSKMSGQDIAVMSPLQGEILPLKDVPDEVFSSGMMGQGLAIDPVVELQRLKAPVSGKVSSIFPTGHAIGLTSNEGIEVLIHIGMDTVELEGKGFEVLVDQNDEIQVGDDLIKVDYEKIKGEGYEIITPIIITNMNELSSVKATQKSNVTYSDDLFIIDK